Proteins encoded within one genomic window of Jiangella mangrovi:
- a CDS encoding DUF1700 domain-containing protein, producing the protein MEEPMLTATQHLRIDRYLGELDGALGALPETERADVVAGVREHIQAALADRGEVTDADVDEVLRALGDPLTIAAEATGDDGVSGGPAVAAPGSGPRQLPLTSRDRTPGLVVALLGAAPVVLTLFAMLGGFFLLPVALIGGWTLLWLSPLWGVGEKLAGTFLLPSFGLVLFSFTFLVTGGGSEVCVSDSPSDGPESAPVCTSNNDAILTPLAAWIILGVLAIAAVVTAVVLVRHGRRRSAELAQSFSTGA; encoded by the coding sequence ATGGAGGAGCCCATGCTCACCGCGACCCAGCACCTGCGCATCGACCGCTACCTGGGCGAGCTCGACGGCGCTCTCGGCGCGCTGCCCGAGACCGAGCGGGCCGACGTCGTCGCCGGGGTGCGCGAGCACATCCAGGCCGCCCTGGCCGACCGGGGCGAGGTCACCGACGCCGACGTCGACGAGGTGCTGCGCGCCCTCGGCGACCCGCTCACCATCGCGGCCGAGGCGACCGGCGACGACGGCGTCAGCGGCGGTCCCGCGGTGGCAGCGCCCGGGTCCGGCCCGCGTCAGCTGCCGCTGACCAGCAGGGACAGGACGCCCGGGCTGGTGGTCGCGCTGCTGGGGGCGGCGCCGGTGGTGCTGACGCTGTTCGCGATGCTCGGCGGCTTCTTCCTGCTGCCGGTCGCGCTGATCGGCGGCTGGACGCTGCTGTGGCTGTCGCCGCTGTGGGGCGTGGGCGAGAAGCTTGCCGGGACGTTCCTGCTGCCGTCGTTCGGCCTGGTGCTCTTCTCGTTCACGTTCCTGGTGACGGGCGGCGGCAGCGAGGTGTGCGTCAGCGACAGCCCGTCAGACGGCCCGGAGTCCGCGCCGGTGTGCACGAGCAACAACGACGCGATCCTGACCCCGCTGGCCGCGTGGATCATCCTGGGTGTGCTGGCGATCGCGGCCGTGGTCACCGCCGTCGTGCTGGTGCGTCACGGCCGGCGGCGGTCGGCGGAGCTGGCTCAGAGCTTCTCGACCGGGGCGTAG
- a CDS encoding PadR family transcriptional regulator, translated as MVPGEGQIMTNLRRGALEYCILALVRDGERYGLDIARELTDGVLMAGEGTLYPLLSRLRKGGLVASSWQESESGPPRRYYRLTPDGRAALDTFEKTWQPFRDAVDRVLATGRG; from the coding sequence ATGGTACCTGGCGAGGGTCAGATCATGACCAACCTCCGGCGCGGAGCGCTGGAGTACTGCATCCTCGCCCTGGTCCGCGACGGCGAGCGGTACGGGCTGGACATCGCCCGCGAGCTGACCGACGGCGTGCTCATGGCCGGCGAGGGCACGCTCTACCCGCTCCTCTCGCGGCTGCGCAAGGGCGGGCTGGTCGCGTCGTCGTGGCAGGAGTCCGAGTCCGGGCCGCCGCGGCGGTACTACCGGCTCACCCCGGACGGGCGGGCCGCACTGGACACGTTCGAGAAGACCTGGCAGCCGTTCCGCGACGCCGTCGACCGCGTCCTCGCGACCGGCCGAGGGTGA
- a CDS encoding class I SAM-dependent methyltransferase: protein MTNDRVIASWSESGYAAQWQQADGMSAMLRLPWAIATTLVGQEREPKLVVDVGSGPGTFLAALLEAYPEARGVWIDASPDMKERAAETLAPYAGRVEYVVGDAAELSTMEPARNADVVLNSRVAHHFDRPGLEAFYRDAAGLLVPGGWLVTLDHILPPGDWDRRYRDVLPIFAGPNAGKPSHPHYFPFPSMTDHLDALAGAGLTDADLAWRAFYTCLYVARKAS from the coding sequence ATGACGAACGACAGGGTGATCGCCTCGTGGTCGGAGTCCGGATACGCGGCTCAGTGGCAGCAGGCCGACGGGATGTCGGCGATGCTGCGCCTGCCGTGGGCCATCGCGACGACGCTGGTCGGGCAGGAACGTGAGCCGAAGCTCGTCGTCGATGTCGGGAGCGGGCCGGGGACGTTCCTCGCCGCACTGCTCGAGGCGTATCCGGAGGCGCGCGGAGTCTGGATCGACGCGTCGCCGGACATGAAGGAGCGCGCGGCCGAGACGCTGGCCCCGTACGCCGGCCGGGTCGAGTACGTCGTAGGCGACGCGGCCGAGCTCAGCACCATGGAGCCCGCCCGCAACGCCGACGTCGTGCTGAACTCGCGGGTCGCGCACCACTTCGACCGGCCGGGGCTCGAGGCGTTCTACCGCGACGCGGCCGGCCTGCTGGTGCCGGGCGGCTGGCTGGTGACGCTCGACCACATCCTGCCGCCGGGCGACTGGGACCGCCGCTACCGCGACGTGCTGCCGATCTTCGCCGGGCCGAACGCGGGCAAGCCGTCGCACCCGCACTACTTCCCGTTCCCGAGCATGACCGACCACCTCGACGCGCTGGCGGGAGCCGGACTGACCGACGCCGACCTGGCCTGGCGCGCGTTCTACACCTGCCTGTACGTCGCCCGTAAGGCGAGCTGA
- a CDS encoding succinate dehydrogenase iron-sulfur subunit — MTAAVADVAGAPAAGAVPSFQVTLRLRRFNPENDTQPRWEEHTVTMHGTDRVLDALHKIKWEIDGSLTFRRSCAHGICGSDAMRINGRNRLACKTLLKDLPLDKPVTVEPIKGLAVLKDLVVDMDPFFEAYKSIMPFLITTGNDPSRERRQSPEDRARYDDTTKCIMCAACTSSCPVYWSDGQYFGPQAIVGAHRFIFDSRDEGAEQRLEILNDRDGVWRCRTTFNCTDACPRGIEVTKAIQEVKRALLFRRV, encoded by the coding sequence ATGACTGCTGCTGTTGCCGATGTCGCCGGCGCGCCGGCCGCCGGCGCCGTCCCGTCCTTCCAGGTCACGCTGCGGCTGCGCCGGTTCAACCCGGAGAACGACACCCAGCCGCGCTGGGAGGAGCACACGGTCACCATGCACGGCACCGACCGGGTGCTCGACGCGCTGCACAAGATCAAGTGGGAGATCGACGGGTCGCTGACGTTCCGCCGTTCGTGCGCCCACGGCATCTGCGGCTCCGACGCCATGCGCATCAACGGGCGCAACCGGCTGGCCTGCAAGACGCTGCTCAAGGACCTGCCGCTGGACAAGCCGGTCACCGTCGAGCCGATCAAGGGCCTGGCGGTGCTCAAGGACCTCGTGGTCGACATGGACCCGTTCTTCGAGGCCTACAAGTCGATCATGCCGTTCCTCATCACGACCGGCAACGACCCGTCCCGCGAGCGCCGTCAGTCCCCCGAGGACCGCGCCCGCTACGACGACACCACGAAGTGCATCATGTGCGCCGCCTGCACGTCGTCCTGCCCGGTCTACTGGTCCGACGGCCAGTATTTCGGCCCGCAGGCGATCGTCGGCGCGCACCGGTTCATCTTCGACTCCCGCGACGAAGGCGCCGAGCAGCGGCTCGAGATCCTCAACGACCGCGACGGCGTGTGGCGCTGCCGGACGACCTTCAACTGCACCGACGCCTGCCCGCGCGGCATCGAGGTGACGAAGGCGATCCAGGAGGTCAAGCGCGCCCTCCTCTTCCGCCGCGTCTGA
- the sdhA gene encoding succinate dehydrogenase flavoprotein subunit, whose protein sequence is MQTHQYDVVIVGAGGAGMRAALESGERVRTAVLTKLYPTRSHTGAAQGGMCAALANVEEDNWEWHTFDTVKGGDFLVDQDAAEVMAKEAIDAVLDLEKMGLPFNRTPDGLIDQRRFGGHTRKHGEAAVRRSCYAADRTGHMILQTLYQQCLKRDVEFFNEFYVLDLLFTEVDGVRRTAGVVAYELATGEIHVFRAKAVVFATGGAGKVYKTTSNAHTLTGDGMAIAFRRGLPLEDMEFFQFHPTGLAGLGILLSEAARGEGAILRNSEGERFMERYAPTLKDLAPRDVVARAMANEVREGRGSGPNKDYVLLDLTHLEPAHIDAKLPDITEFARTYLGVEPYTEPVPVFPTAHYAMGGMPTTIDAEVLADNTHVLPGLYAAGEVACVSVHGANRLGTNSLLDINVFGRRAGIAAAEFAARAPLVELPAEPEAATVALLEEIRDRADGERVAVLRRELQETMDANAQVFRSEATLKQALSDIHALKARYATVSVQDKGRRFNTDLLEAVELGFLLDLAEVIVVGALERKESRGGHFREDYQNRDDVNYMRHTMAYRSSGDDEAGVRLDFKPVVVTRYQPMERKF, encoded by the coding sequence ATGCAGACCCACCAGTACGACGTGGTGATCGTCGGCGCCGGCGGCGCCGGGATGCGCGCGGCGCTCGAGTCCGGCGAGCGGGTCCGCACCGCGGTGCTGACCAAGCTCTACCCGACCCGGTCGCACACCGGCGCGGCCCAGGGCGGCATGTGCGCCGCGCTGGCCAACGTCGAGGAGGACAACTGGGAGTGGCACACCTTCGACACCGTCAAGGGCGGTGACTTCCTGGTCGACCAGGACGCCGCCGAGGTGATGGCGAAGGAGGCCATCGACGCCGTCCTCGACCTGGAGAAGATGGGGCTGCCGTTCAACCGGACCCCCGACGGCCTGATCGACCAGCGCCGCTTCGGCGGGCACACCCGCAAGCACGGCGAGGCCGCCGTCCGCCGGTCCTGCTACGCCGCCGACCGCACCGGCCACATGATCCTGCAGACGCTGTACCAGCAGTGCCTCAAGCGCGACGTCGAGTTCTTCAACGAGTTCTACGTGCTCGACCTGCTGTTCACCGAGGTCGACGGCGTTCGCAGGACCGCCGGTGTGGTCGCCTACGAGCTGGCCACCGGCGAGATCCACGTGTTCCGCGCCAAGGCCGTCGTGTTCGCGACCGGCGGCGCCGGCAAGGTCTACAAGACCACCTCGAACGCGCACACGCTGACCGGCGACGGCATGGCCATCGCCTTCCGGCGCGGGCTGCCGCTGGAGGACATGGAGTTCTTCCAGTTCCACCCGACGGGCCTGGCCGGCCTGGGCATCCTGCTGTCCGAGGCGGCCCGCGGCGAGGGCGCGATCCTGCGCAACAGCGAGGGCGAGCGGTTCATGGAGCGCTACGCCCCGACGCTGAAGGATCTCGCGCCGCGCGACGTCGTCGCCCGGGCCATGGCCAACGAGGTCCGCGAGGGCCGCGGCTCCGGCCCGAACAAGGACTACGTGCTGCTCGACCTCACCCACCTCGAGCCGGCGCACATCGACGCCAAGCTGCCCGACATCACCGAGTTCGCCCGCACCTACCTGGGCGTCGAGCCCTACACCGAGCCGGTGCCGGTCTTCCCGACGGCGCACTACGCCATGGGCGGCATGCCGACGACGATCGACGCCGAGGTGCTCGCCGACAACACCCACGTCCTGCCCGGGCTGTACGCCGCGGGCGAGGTGGCCTGCGTCAGCGTCCACGGCGCGAACCGGCTGGGCACGAACTCGCTGCTGGACATCAACGTGTTCGGCCGGCGGGCCGGCATCGCGGCGGCGGAGTTCGCCGCTCGTGCTCCACTGGTGGAGCTGCCGGCGGAACCGGAAGCTGCCACCGTCGCCCTGTTGGAGGAGATCCGCGACCGCGCCGACGGCGAGCGGGTCGCCGTCCTGCGCCGCGAGCTGCAGGAGACGATGGACGCCAACGCGCAGGTCTTCCGGTCCGAGGCGACGCTGAAGCAGGCGCTCTCGGACATCCACGCGCTGAAGGCCCGCTACGCGACGGTGTCGGTGCAGGACAAGGGCCGGCGGTTCAACACCGACCTGCTCGAGGCCGTCGAGCTCGGTTTCCTGCTCGACCTCGCCGAGGTCATCGTCGTTGGCGCGCTGGAGCGCAAGGAGTCGCGCGGCGGACACTTCCGCGAGGACTACCAGAACCGCGACGACGTCAACTACATGCGCCACACCATGGCGTACCGCTCGTCGGGCGACGACGAGGCCGGTGTGCGCCTCGATTTCAAGCCCGTCGTCGTCACCCGCTACCAGCCGATGGAGCGCAAGTTCTGA
- a CDS encoding succinate dehydrogenase hydrophobic membrane anchor subunit has product MTSTIPAPRTPRRLRGRTNTELYAWMFMRASGVLLVVLIFGHLFVNLVTGDGINALDFAFVAGKWADPLWQVWDLLMLWLAMLHGTNGLRTVINDYAERDQLRLWLKVGLYTATTITIVLGTLVIFTFDPCPPDAAAELLPSFCPVP; this is encoded by the coding sequence ATGACCAGCACCATTCCCGCCCCGCGCACCCCGCGCCGGCTGCGTGGGCGCACCAACACCGAGCTGTACGCGTGGATGTTCATGCGTGCGTCCGGCGTGCTGCTGGTGGTCCTGATCTTCGGGCACCTGTTCGTCAACCTGGTCACCGGCGACGGCATCAACGCGCTCGACTTCGCCTTCGTCGCCGGCAAGTGGGCCGACCCGCTCTGGCAGGTGTGGGACCTGCTGATGCTGTGGCTGGCCATGCTCCACGGCACCAACGGGCTGCGCACCGTCATCAACGACTACGCCGAGCGCGACCAGCTGCGGCTGTGGCTGAAGGTCGGCCTCTACACGGCCACGACCATCACCATCGTGCTCGGGACGCTGGTGATCTTCACGTTCGACCCGTGCCCGCCGGACGCGGCAGCCGAGCTGCTGCCGTCGTTCTGCCCGGTGCCGTAG
- the sdhC gene encoding succinate dehydrogenase, cytochrome b556 subunit produces the protein MPKAPAGTLYRGREGMWSWVAHRVTGIGIFFFLFAHILDTALVRVSPEAYNEVIATYKNPIVGIMEVGLVGAIVFHAFNGLRIVLVDFWSKGPRFQKQMFAGVLILWVLLMVPFMIRHLTHVFGG, from the coding sequence GTGCCCAAGGCGCCTGCTGGCACGCTCTATCGCGGCCGTGAAGGCATGTGGTCGTGGGTGGCCCATCGGGTCACCGGGATCGGCATCTTCTTCTTCCTCTTCGCGCACATCCTCGACACCGCGCTCGTCCGCGTGTCGCCGGAGGCGTACAACGAGGTCATCGCCACCTACAAGAACCCGATCGTCGGGATCATGGAGGTGGGGCTCGTCGGCGCGATCGTGTTCCACGCGTTCAACGGCCTGCGCATCGTCCTCGTCGACTTCTGGTCCAAGGGCCCGCGCTTCCAGAAGCAGATGTTCGCCGGCGTGCTGATCCTCTGGGTGCTGCTGATGGTGCCGTTCATGATCCGCCACCTCACCCACGTGTTCGGGGGCTGA
- a CDS encoding glycosyltransferase family 4 protein, protein MRVAIVAESFLPQINGVTNSVCRVVEHLTRHGHTALVIAPGEGVSEHDGQQVVRVPSFALPGNDDSIVGISTRRRISRILRDFDPDVVHLAAPVWLGKAGMNAAARLGLPTVAVYQTDLAGFARGYRLWRTLGDEAIWSWMRRIHDQADVTLAPSTASMRQLAAHGFSRLARWGRGVDLVRFHPAHRDDELRRELAPNGEVIVGYIGRLAPEKHVASLTALAGLPGVKLAIVGGGPSEQSLRAALPDAAFLGFRTGRELSKAYASLDVFVHTGPAETFCQAVQEALASGVPVVAPNSGGPIDLVDHGWSGYLIDTGDGEQLRAAVGRIAADPVRRVRMAAAARESVYGRSWEAICDQLLEHYATAIVRRRQAAPAA, encoded by the coding sequence ATGAGGGTAGCGATCGTCGCAGAGTCGTTCCTCCCCCAGATCAACGGCGTGACGAACTCCGTCTGCCGCGTGGTGGAGCATCTCACGCGGCACGGTCACACGGCGCTCGTGATCGCCCCCGGCGAGGGTGTGTCGGAGCACGACGGCCAGCAGGTGGTGCGGGTCCCGTCGTTCGCTCTGCCGGGCAACGACGACAGCATCGTCGGCATCTCCACCCGGCGGCGCATCAGCAGGATCCTGCGTGACTTCGACCCCGACGTGGTGCACCTGGCGGCGCCGGTGTGGCTGGGCAAGGCGGGCATGAACGCGGCGGCCCGGCTGGGCCTGCCGACGGTCGCCGTCTACCAGACCGACCTCGCCGGGTTCGCCCGCGGCTACCGGCTGTGGCGCACTCTCGGCGACGAGGCGATCTGGTCCTGGATGCGCCGCATCCACGACCAGGCCGACGTCACGCTGGCGCCGTCGACCGCGAGCATGCGGCAGCTGGCCGCGCACGGCTTCTCGCGGCTGGCCCGCTGGGGCCGCGGCGTCGACCTCGTCCGCTTCCACCCGGCCCACCGCGACGACGAGCTGCGCCGCGAGCTGGCGCCCAACGGAGAGGTCATCGTCGGCTACATCGGCCGGCTCGCGCCGGAGAAGCACGTCGCGTCGCTGACGGCGCTGGCCGGCCTGCCGGGCGTCAAGCTGGCCATCGTCGGCGGCGGGCCCAGCGAGCAGTCGCTGCGCGCCGCCCTGCCCGACGCCGCGTTCCTCGGCTTCCGCACCGGCCGAGAGCTGTCCAAGGCCTACGCCAGCCTCGACGTCTTCGTGCACACGGGCCCGGCCGAAACGTTCTGCCAGGCCGTCCAGGAGGCGCTGGCCTCGGGCGTCCCCGTCGTGGCCCCGAACTCCGGCGGCCCCATCGACCTCGTCGACCACGGCTGGTCCGGGTACCTCATCGACACCGGTGACGGCGAGCAGCTGCGCGCCGCCGTGGGCCGGATCGCCGCCGACCCGGTCCGCCGGGTCCGCATGGCCGCCGCCGCCCGCGAGTCGGTGTACGGGCGGTCCTGGGAGGCGATCTGCGACCAGCTGCTCGAGCACTACGCGACGGCGATCGTGCGACGGCGTCAGGCTGCGCCCGCGGCGTAG
- a CDS encoding acyl-CoA mutase large subunit family protein: MSTTESGLPIEPVYGSEALDGWPAEERLGEPGGYPFTRGVYPTMYTGRPWTMRQYAGFGTAAESNRRYHQLVEAGTGGLSVAFDLPTQMGYDSDAPVAAGEVGKVGVAIDSIEDMRVLFDGIPLGEVSTSMTINAPASLLLLLYQLVGQEQGVDGTRLTGTIQNDVLKEYIARGTYIYPPAESLRLTSDIFGYCRRELPRWNTISISGYHMAEAGATPVQEVAFTLANAREYVRAALSAGLDVDEFAPRLSFFFVSRTTLLEEVAKFRAARRIWARVMRDEFGATNPKSQMLRFHTQTAGVQLTAQQPEVNMVRVAVQALAAVLGGTQSLHTNSYDEAIALPTEKAARLALRTQQVLAYETDVTRTVDPFAGSYAVESLTDELEAAAVELMTRVEDMGGAVAAIERGFQKDQIEHSAYDVAKQIDGGERTVVGVNRYVTNDDEPYEPLRVDPAIEEAQADRLTALRSARDGDTVGRALDELRAAAAGTDNVLVPMRAALAGRATVGEVCDALREVWGTYAPPAGF; the protein is encoded by the coding sequence ATGAGCACGACGGAGTCCGGGCTGCCCATCGAGCCCGTCTACGGGTCCGAGGCGCTCGACGGCTGGCCGGCGGAGGAGCGGCTGGGCGAGCCGGGCGGGTACCCGTTCACCCGCGGCGTCTACCCGACCATGTACACGGGCCGGCCGTGGACCATGCGGCAGTACGCCGGGTTCGGCACCGCGGCGGAGTCGAACCGGCGCTACCACCAGCTGGTCGAGGCCGGCACCGGCGGGCTGTCGGTCGCGTTCGACCTGCCGACACAGATGGGGTACGACTCCGACGCGCCGGTGGCGGCGGGCGAGGTCGGCAAGGTGGGCGTGGCCATCGACTCCATCGAGGACATGCGCGTGCTGTTCGACGGCATCCCGCTGGGCGAGGTGTCGACGTCGATGACGATCAACGCGCCGGCGTCGCTGCTGTTGCTGCTCTACCAGCTGGTCGGCCAGGAGCAGGGTGTCGACGGCACGCGGCTCACGGGGACGATCCAGAACGACGTCCTCAAGGAGTACATCGCCCGCGGCACCTACATCTACCCGCCCGCGGAGTCGCTGCGGCTGACCAGCGACATCTTCGGCTACTGCCGGCGCGAGCTGCCGCGGTGGAACACCATCTCGATCTCCGGCTACCACATGGCCGAGGCCGGCGCGACGCCCGTGCAGGAGGTCGCGTTCACGCTGGCCAACGCCCGCGAGTACGTCCGCGCCGCCCTGAGCGCGGGGCTCGACGTCGACGAGTTCGCGCCGCGGCTGTCCTTCTTCTTCGTGTCGCGGACGACGCTGCTCGAGGAGGTCGCGAAGTTCCGGGCGGCGCGGCGCATCTGGGCCCGCGTCATGCGCGACGAGTTCGGCGCGACGAACCCGAAGTCGCAGATGCTGCGCTTCCACACGCAGACCGCCGGCGTGCAGCTGACGGCGCAGCAGCCCGAGGTCAACATGGTCCGGGTGGCCGTGCAGGCGCTGGCCGCGGTGCTGGGCGGCACGCAGTCGCTGCACACGAACTCCTACGACGAGGCCATCGCGCTGCCGACCGAGAAGGCGGCCCGGCTCGCGCTGCGCACCCAGCAGGTGCTCGCCTACGAGACCGACGTCACCCGCACCGTCGACCCGTTCGCCGGCTCGTACGCCGTCGAGTCGCTGACCGACGAGCTGGAAGCGGCCGCCGTCGAGCTGATGACCCGGGTCGAGGACATGGGCGGCGCCGTCGCGGCCATCGAGCGCGGCTTCCAGAAGGACCAGATCGAGCACTCCGCCTACGACGTCGCCAAGCAGATCGACGGCGGCGAGCGCACCGTCGTCGGCGTGAACCGGTACGTCACGAACGACGACGAGCCGTACGAGCCGCTGCGAGTCGACCCGGCCATCGAAGAGGCGCAGGCCGATCGACTGACGGCGTTGCGCTCGGCGCGCGACGGCGACACCGTCGGCCGGGCCCTCGACGAGCTGCGGGCGGCCGCCGCGGGGACGGACAACGTGCTGGTCCCGATGCGCGCGGCCCTGGCCGGGCGGGCCACCGTCGGCGAGGTCTGCGACGCGTTGCGCGAGGTCTGGGGCACGTACGCGCCTCCGGCGGGCTTCTGA